Part of the Nicotiana sylvestris chromosome 5, ASM39365v2, whole genome shotgun sequence genome is shown below.
TGACCATGCTTTCAACCCTCCCTCAAATCCTACTGAAATGCTTTTCTCTCAAGTATTTGAGGGTGAAGAAAAATTTAGCCCTGTTTCTGAAGAGCCACCTCTTGCTGCTCTTCCAATAACCCCTGCTACTCCCTCAGTCATCCCTTCCATTACATCTACTTCCACACCTACTATTACTCCTATTGTTGTTCCTTGTGAAGAGGTTGTCCCTTCTAGTGGAAGAAGAGGCATGATGTAATTTTTAATTGAAGTGCGTGAGGATGGCAATTTGCTAAAGAAGTCCAACAGAGCTGTGGTATGGTTCAAACCGTTGATCAGACCTCTGGACAGAGAAAAGATTGAGTTCATAGCTCCATTACTTTAATGAATGATGTTATTCATTCTGCCCTTAAGGTATGTTTCTCTTCTCCTATTTTTCTTCATTCTCTTTTCTTTAAGTTCGTAATTCTTCCATCACGCCTTTCTTGTAGATTAATTTACTAGGTATAGAATTGATGAGAAGAATAGCCTAGACTGAGCAGCAAGATGCCGAGTTTTGTACAAGAACTAACAATTATAATGAACAATTTGAGAGCCTTCAACTAGAAAAATATGTGCTTGCGAAGGAGAAAGGATCCCTGGAGCAACAACTAAAGATTACCACTACTGAATTGGTGGTTTGATAAGATTCTTCCAATCAAGTAGAGATGGAGAAGATAAAGTGGAATCCTCTTTTGCTAAACAACACTTAAGGGACACTGAGGAAATTAGGTGCTTGAAAGAGCTTCTAAATCAGAAGGAAGTATATGTATGTAATCTAGTTTAGATGTTGACTCAAGCTCAAGAGGATATCTGTGCCTTTTCTAAAAAGGTCAAGTTCCTCAAGGCTACTCTTGAACCTTTGAAGGTGTCTTATGAAGATTCAGAAGCTAAAAAGAAAGACTATAATTCTAAAGTAGCGCAACTACAGAAAGACTATGAGGCTCTTAAGAACAAACTAACACTTCATGTTAGTTGAGGTATTTTGTGCGCTTGTCTTGATACATTGACCGAGGCTAGCCAGGAAGGCTTTGACTTGGATGCTGAGATTGCTAAGGCTAAAGGTGAAATCGAGACTACTCAGCAATGTCAAAGTATCTCATTACCTGAGGACGAAAGTTCCAAGAGTGATTTGAGAAAGGACGGTTTCGGAGCTGACCAAATTGATGCCAAACCCTCATCTTCTCCTCAAGTCAATCCTTCTGCCCCTTATGATGATGCTCCTTAGTTTATTTACCTTTAAATGATTATCATTTTGGATGATGGTTTAGGGAAATTTTTGCTCCATTGTTTTTGAATATCAACATTAGTGCTAATATTAATTCGTGGAATATCTTATATATGCTTTTCGCTCTTGCATTTTTTGAGTCTTTTTGTGCATTTAAAGAAGATAAATACTTGAATATGCCGCATCAAAATGCGCACAAGATATTTTATAAAAGATGGCCCTTTTATATTAACAACACTGATGAAGATGACGCTCAACTTCATATTGGTGTAAAGATACGAAATATGAACTAAATTGAAGAAGTTTTATTTGACCCTTTAGAAAAAAAATTATGTACAACATTTTCATAACCGCTTTCTTTATAATAGGTTTACAAGTACGGGTTTGACTAATTGACTACATTTGTGGCCTTAACCTAATGGCTCTTGGGATTTTTCTACTGAATCTTCAATTCTATACTTCCCATTACTTATGCTAGCTTGAAAAGTTGAAATTTTTCTTCAAGAGGTTTTTTCTTTGGGTTAGCGAAGCTTTTGTGGTGTACATATTACACCATTGTGTACTTCTTCTATATGCATAGTCCCCttagtgtttgagctttgaagcaCTAAAACTTGAACATTGGATCAACTCTTCTTTATGGTCCTTTCCctgaaaaagaaaatacacatgATACTCGGAGGTAAAATTTAAGATGATGAATGCTTAACCCTTTTTCATTAATATTGTTGTAACCTAGACCGGGACTAGAGTGAGCGGCTTTCCTTTGCAACAATTAGGATTTCTTCTTATCCTCAAGAAAAATTCTATACTTCAGATAATTCACAATTTCATTTcaccaatcccaagttaaattattaaaattcaCAACATTCTTGGCTTAATCAAGTATGAATGAATAAAATGCACCACAATCACATTTTCTTCATTTAACACATCAGCCATGGCCCCAGATTTGCTAACGCATCACTTTTTGCATTTTCTTCCCTGTGTATTTGGACACCTTTCTATGTCTGGAATTGCCTCAGTAATTATCATATCTTCTCCAAGTATTGTTGCATTCGTGTCTCTTTAGCCACGTAATTCCCTTGCATTTGATTCATCACCAACTGCGAGTCACTTTTGATTTCAATTTGTTTAATCCCAAGTTTCCTTGGAAGTTCCAAACAAGCAATTACGGCCTCATGCATTGTTAGTAATTGGGTAACATTTCATTGCTTGCCTTATAATTTCGATCGAAGGTGAAATTAAAACTGTCACGCCCCAAAGATGAAGAGGCATAGCTGGCACCCAGTACCGTACTCGGCCCAAGCATACCACTCTATAATTGTGGACTctagaggggtaaccctcaacttaggccgatggggccatattctgaatcgtcTAAAAATAATGTCTCTCTTATCTATGAgctaaacatacccaaaagctcatATGTATATATTACTGTGGTGGCTGACGAAGCTGCCATGAATATCTACTGATATACAAATGTtaaccttgaaaatggtaataacaattagatttgattttgcgGTTATAAAAATATGTGATATGTTTTGCCCTTGCATTGCCGCAGAAACCTTTATCCGCTTGATCACGGGCCCCTGGGGAATGTTGGTCCCCCCAATAATCATATGAACTATGTGCTGAGGTTTTCCAACATCGCTTCCCCTGTTTGCCTCTCTTTCTTCCCGGGTTTTCCGAATGTCTTGTTGATTTTCTCGATGTATACTCCTATTGGTATGGGAACTTATGCCAATGTGTTGAGTGTTACGTGGGACCATATCGATAGAGATCGGTTCTGGTGCAAcctcagggttttgtggtggtacaCCATTACCTAGAACAACTGCACCATACTCTCTATGGTCTTCGAGACCGTTGTTGTCATGTGCGTTTACGGAATCACACATTTTGACCTGAATAAAAGACTCTTGGACacaaaaaagtgtgaaagataacttgcgttatgtattgaaccagcaagaaaatgatcactattattattattcccacggtgggtgccaaacgaTTTactttgaaaatggtaattacaattagatttgattttgtggttctaaaaatacgtgatctatttttattcttgtttttaggcaatagatgctaagtgaaagatTAAAAGATAAGATAAGAGCTTGTAGATAGTGTAATAATCGAATCGAATGTATAGAAATCAGGGCCTGGAACAGGCATATACAGGGCCTTGAGGTCAAGTCGGATGCTCGACTGAGGGTAGTCGTCGAGCTCGATACAGAGTTATGAATGGCCGATGAAGAACTAACAATATTGGGATCTTTGATGagagctctttatgatcaatatgagcaataaatgaaaaacaataaatagaacataataaatgtaagcaataaatgtaagtagtgaaatcaagagaatatgttaagttagagagcagagagaatgttcttgtgtattcaataGTGTATCTTAGATGATGCTTACAAAATGACGAgtgtcccctttatatatgaggggaaaatCCCAATATGACACATGCGTAAATATTACATAAAGTAGCCGGTACGACCGCTCAATCAGCTTGGTGCAGGTTGTCACTGTTTGTGCAGGCTTTGTCAGAAAAATACCGATCCTAGGGAACTTCCCACTTACTTGTGATAACCACCGGTTCGTTCTGCCCCAACACCGGGCACGAAGAACCTTCGAAGACTTCGAACCCCGAGCTGTACGATGGGCCCTTCGAAATGAAATTACGTAATGCCTCGTCGATCGTGAAATTGGTCTTTCCAATTTTAGCCGCATACAACAAACTATACAGGACTTGTCTACAAGCCTCCAGAGATAACTTAACTATACCATGGTTAGGATAGTGCCTTGACCTACctatcaaacctgtatatataaaattggctccaaggtctagacctggcaactccgaggaagtggagcttaccaaccaagctgatatTTGACTCTCTCAACTGGGAGGGTCTGTCCAATTGTCAATAAGGACCCGCAGGCATGAAATGTAGCGTCCCTggcaaaaggaacgtcagtacgaaataatgtaccgagtatgtcaGGCAATATGATAAgtgaaagctaaaactgaacttatgatataataactgaaagtaactgagagtcaaagataatctaaagatatgcttacctactgatactggctcaattctttcaatatagtaagtaaaatagttgttcggccttataaggctcgatATGTATAACTAATTTGCCATTGTAGGCTTGCTCATAGGTGCTCAACCATACGAGGCTCTATATCTCGGCCATAccaggctcgctcataggtgctcggccacaaCAGGCTACAtatataactcaccatctgatcagaggtttcccaataggggcctgcccatcggttatagctcgatggtagtgaaaatactgtaatacagtatatatatatagagtctttgctctcttggctgaaagaagataaaactaaactaaatatgaagtcccgatacgGGAGAATGCTATAACTTATAAGACTAGTAAAAtttacataaattcaggaatatgatCTTCTCTTTATGTTttgttatcaaacacatgtagttaatGGATCAtccaaaaatgaaggaaaagtttagccttaacataccttaactccgtTGAGTCCATAATACCTTCTATgtaattcttcaaacaactcaactcaatctaccataccataaggagattcaaaatcagtgctgagtaaaggctaagtccgcaacttaaactagtagcttatttacgtaaattttggcagcatctccccttCAACAAGaccctcctccaataccatataccaacaacaacaagaacacaacaataacaacatgtaATTTGGTACGGTTAGTCACAACTTAGAGGCTCAATTGAATGTAAAGGTTGATGCGTCTAACGCCCAACAAAATAGTAATTAGTTGTGTGAATTTGAAAATGAACTTATTCACCAAATTGAGGAGACAAAAGTGGAGAATCAATCATTCGAGCATATGTTTGTTGATGATGCCCATATTGAGAAAAGTACACTAGAGCCATGCGAGGAAACGAATTGCACGCATCTGACttctttgtgaaagtgagagatTTTTTTTTGATACATATTAGTCCTTAAACTATATGTGAACATGAGATTAGAATGTGTGGATTGGTTTTACTCTCTTTGCTTTTGTTGTAAGGGCACACGGTTTCACAAGGGATATGTAACATTATTAGACTTCTCTAAGATGTTAGGTGTTCAAACCATGAGTGCATTGTGACATTTAGTCAATTTTTGAGGCTAGGATCGTGATGAGCATGTTTTTTGTTGTGAATATTCTTGAAGAATGGCATAAGTTCAAGAGAAGTGTGTGTTGATTGCATATTCTAAGCTTAAATTTTGCTATCAAACATAGTCATTGGTGTAGTGTGCCTCAATTGTGTAAAAATAAAATGCTCAAAGATAATGCAAATTGTTGGTTGACTCGAGGTCGAGCaacgtttaagtgtggggtgatgATGTTTGgtcaaaaatacatatatttactCATTGTTGCCTcacattttagtgcttttaatcgTCTTTTGAGTGTTAATTATATTActttatgcttaatattatattttaactgTGTATAAGTAAAGCAGCATGAAGATGAAGAgatttggagctaaattgaatAAAATgaggaagaaaaaaaggaaaataatttaattaaaaaGAGGGAAACAAAGGGGGGACACCCTTTGGGTTTTTGTCCCCCCCCCCAAATAAAGGACAAGGGACAAAGAAGAAACCAAAAAATGTTTATAATAAAAGAGTTGAAAATTGCAAAACACACTAGTTTGTGTACCAGGGCCAGAGCCTCGCGCTGGCTTGGACCCTGCATTACGGGATTTGTCCTATTTTGCCCGGGACTTGGTTATTTCGGTCATACACCTATGTTGGAGGGAGAGAGAATGTTTTTGAGATTAACTTTTGACAAAGGGAGAGCATAGAGCCGCCGTGGAGGCCGGGTTTCCTCTTTTCTTCCACCAAACatagtaatttttatgtttctttgtatgatttgttgttttgctACCATGTCTCTGTGGAGATAAACTTCACATTACCCAAactttgctgaaatttcttcAAAAAATTAGGCGTGAACTGTGTCCCTCGATCCGATATGATAGAAACTAGAGTGCCATGCAAAatgactatttccttgatatacaactgagcacaATGCTCCGCTGTttcggtagatttaactggcaagaagtggaTGATTTCGAGTCAATCCACAATACCCCAATTGAGTCAAACTTGAGCAGAGTTCACGGTACtcctaccacaaagtccatattaatcatttCCCACTttcacattggaatttctatgttcTGTGCCAACCCACCGGGCCGCTGGTGATCggcctttacttgctgacaacTCGGACATCTTGCTACAAAGTCCGCCACATTcctcttcatgttgttccaccaatagaCTTCCTTGAGATCACGATACACCTTTGTAGAGCTTGGTTGcacggaatacctagaagtgtgagTCCTAGTCATGATTCTTTCCCGGAGACCATCTACATCTGGAATACATAACCTCCCTTGGCGCCTTagtgtaccatcatccatgccaataGAAAAATCCATAGTTttatgtttatgaatcccctccttcaACTGTACCAACAAGGGATCGTTGTATTGCTTCTCCTTGACTTCCACaacaagcgatgattcagccctattctgcacaatcACTCCTCCTTCACTAGAGTCCGCAAGATGGACTCCCAAGCTAGCCAACCGGTGAACCTCCTTGGACAATGGCCTTTGATATGCCTCCAagtgagccaaactacccatagattTCCGGCTAAGAGCATCTACCACAACATTGGCTTTTCCCGGGAGATACAAAATATCAATGTCGTAATCTTTGCGTAACTCAAGCCATATTCTCTACCTCAGATTCAATTCCTtctgtttgaaaatatattgaatgCTCGTTTGGTCCGTGAATATATCCACATGGACCctatacaaataatgacgccaaatcttcaatgcaagaACCACTGCtgcaagttctaagtcatgtgttgGATAATTGTTTTCATGATTCTTATGTTTCCTAGAAGCATAATCTATCACCTTGCCATGTttcatcaatacacacccaatccctatccttgaagcatcacaatacaccaaAAACCCATCCGTACCCTCCGGGAGGgtcaacactggtgccgtagtcagtcTTAATTTTAGCTCCTGGTAGCTCTTTTCACAAGATTCAGACTATTGAAACTTACTTGCCTTCTGCGTCAATTTTTTCAACGGAAAGGCAAGGGTAGAGAACACCTCCATAAACTTCTTTAAATACCCCGCTAATCCCAAGAAACTATGAATCTCTATTGGAGTTGTaagtctaggccaattcttcacagCTACAATATTCTGAGGATCAACCTCAATTCCTTCTCTAGAGATGACATGACCAAAGAATGTGACAGATTCCAGCAAAAattcacatttcaaaaacttggcatacaactagTGCTGATATAGAGTGTACAAAACTGTCATGAGATGACTGGCATGGTCCTCTTGACTTCGTGAATATACAACAATATTGTCAATAAAAACTATTATGAAGGAATCAATAAAAGGCTCGAAATCCAGATTTTGGTAGTGGGTATTTTTTTATTATGACTTTGTTGAGCTGCCAGTAGTTAATACACATTCGTAGTGACGTATCTTTCTTTCTTAGAAAGAGAACCGGCAcgccccaaggcgatacactcggtcgaataaaacccttatgtataaaatccttcaattgttcctttagctcctTCAATTCAGCCAGTGCCATTCTCTAAGGTGGAATATATATAAGCTGTAGGATCCTAGGGAGCTCATCAAGAAAGACATCCGGGAATTCATTCACAGCAGGGATACACTCAAGCGTAGTGCCGAAGAATCagtgtccataactgggaccAAATGGTAGATACACCCCTTGTTAATCATCTTTTTGtccttaaggtaggaaataaacttACCCTTTGGTACAACATTATCCCCCTTCCATTCAATCACTGACTCACTAGGAAATTCAAACCTCATAGTTCTAGTTCGACAATCAAGATTGGCAAAACATTAATAAAGCCAGTCCatccccattatcacatcaaaatcaaccattccCAATTCAATGAGATCAAACATGGTGTCCCGACCATGCAACGTGACCACACAATTCTTATAGACTCGTGCGGCTAGAATATACTCACCAACCGGTGTAGATATAGAGAATGACTCTTGGAGCTATTCTGGTTCTATCCCAAACTCCATATTAATATAAGGAGTGACATAGGACAAAGTGGAACCGGGATACATAAGATCATATACATCATGATATTGGATAGTCAATATACCTGTGGCAATGCCTGGAGAAGCCTTTGTACTCTGGCAACCACTTATAACATAGAAATGGCTAGGTCCTCCCGAACTCTGTGCACCAAGCCTAGCTGCACTACGCCCTACGGGTATTGGACTGCCTCGAGCTGGAAGGGGTGTTGTAGGCATAACAGCTACAAAACTGGATGGCGATGACGTGCCCCTGCCCCTGCCCCTACCCTGGCGGGACGAACGACAATCTCTCTGAATTTGACCCCTTAATCCGAACCCGTAGCATATGGGTAAGTCCATGTAACATACTCCTAGGTGCATCTTCCCATAACTAGAATATGGGGGCCTTCGCTGCTGCTAAAATCTCCCTCCGGATCGGCCTCTGCTGGTGGGGTCCCTTTTCGCCCTGACTGGGCCTGAAATGACTCAACTACTGCTGACTGAGCCTTGATGGCGGTGCAGTAATTGAAAACTGTGCAAAGGACTGGGATGGCCCTCCCCTAAATGCCAACCTACCACTATCGCCACCagaagaaccaccaaagttgATTGTATTTCGCTCCATTTGTCTTCAACTTACTGTTCTATGTAGCTTGAGCAAATGTCACCATCTTCCAATAATTCATATCAGAATTCATGTTAGTTGTAGCAGCGTCATTAACAACCAAAGAACTAAGGCCCAACACAAACCGGCATAATCTAGCCTCTATAGTGGGCAACATGAAAATAATATACTTGGACAAGCGCGCAAACTTCATATCGTACTCCCATACACTCTTTCTACCTTATCTTAGGATCTCAAACTCAATAAAAAGGGCTGTCTTAGTCTCGATAGGCAAGAAATAATCCATGAAAGCATTGGAAAACTCACTCTACCTCACCAGAAGGGCTCCCCTCCTCATGGGAGTCctcccacatctcaaaccaagaATAGACCACCCCTTTCATGTTGTAAGAGGCCAACCCCACTCCCTATGTCTTAGTAGCATGCATAACTTGGAGAGTCTTATGCATCTCATTAATGAAGTCCTGGGTTCTTCCTCGGGATTAGTACCCGTGAACACTAGAGGATCTAGCTAAAGAAACCTGTTCACCCTAGAACTAGTAGAATTCCCTTGCTGGCAAGAATAAGTGGGTTCAACAATAGATCTCATGGCCTGGGAAGCCACTATCTGTATGGCTTTCCTAAGATCTGCATTAGAAATATCGGTATCGGAAGCTGGGGCTGGAGGTGGAATCAAAATATTAGTTGGAGGAATCATTTCACCCTCACTGGGTGCAGGAACTGGTGCGATCTGGTCAAGTGTAGTAGAATTAGGCAGTGTTGTAGTCGGGGAAACAATGGCGGTTGATTCTTTACCGATGGACCAGGAGTGGCAGTTGATCTGGTCAACTGTTCCTCCTCTACCCCAGAAGGATCAGGAGTGGCAGTTGATCTGCCTAGCTGTAGTCGTACAGTTGATCAAATGTACGAGTTAGAGGAGGAAcaatgtcacgatccaaaccgatgaaccgcgatgggcacccgatacctttctcaaccgagtaccaacttaACATATCTTTTcgtgtcatactatcataaataactgagccggagaggcttccatgaaataggtagaatacaacatgtaataccaatctatacataagacatatggtcCTACAAGCctaaaataaccactcgtacctTGAATATAGGCTGACAAAGCCATACAATatcttacgtacatgacatctatctacaagcctctaataatacgaaattttcataaaggtcgggatagagtcccgccataccaaacaatacacatctaaatcatatcaaccaaacaagtaactccaaagaaaatggagcgcaccaacatcttccgctgagctgatagcctacttagagagctctcgacctgtctatcaggacttacaggcatgaaacacagcgtcttatagtgtcatgcatatgtgtatgaatgtcatgtcgtgcataggtacatgtttaaTACCATCATCATCCTCTGAAGGCATCCCAtaatatcatctcggccactgtgggtaaaatcatcaacgtataccagctgatcaggtggtgttgcgtatataatgtcataacctttcccatatcctatttacatacatatatatatatacatacatacatatatacgcgtatataatgccatctggtcatgtgtcaatggacatgaatgcaatgcatgaaaagtacggtAATAAAGTCTTTttgaatgtcataagaccattttgcctttgagtaatatcataaagtaaactcttttcaccTTTCGTATTATTTTTTttcctgagacccatgaacaaatgatagaatattatgacacacggaaattccagaacatagatatctctaatacttctatgaatagagtcctTTATGGAATTtttgcatttgctcgtttcgtttgtgtcgtatagatcatgcaaaaagaaagaagggataaccttaacataaaTGGAGTAGGGAAAAttttgtatgatattcttgagaaagattgcacagTACTCCCATATAATTGCAAACTCTCACATTTTGAATTGCTGAAGAACCTATGAAACCTTACGTTGCTCATGAAGTTATCTCGCTTAAGCCATTTTTGATatagtatatttttatttttgaaatggggaatggacctTGCTAAAAATTGCTTATGGAAATCTCACATTTCATATCATCTCTCTTTGTTAGATATGTCTTTTATTATAATGGATGTAGGACCCACTTTATAAGGCTTACTTGGCCAACAATTCCCTCCAAGTATGACACCTTGTCTTGTTATTCAATAGTCATTACTTTTAGACATGGGTTGCTGCCATGTTGGGGTGGATTTAAGCTTATCCAAATTTTATCCACCCATTTACTTAATTACATGGTTAATCTTCCATCAAAAATCCACAATTAACCaaatatccacataattaagaattatctcaaattacttaaaatactacttacatttaacacaccttatacaccttactatcatggtcatgtagtaccttgtatgaaactagtccataaatatcgggtattttagcttaggccatattttatcccaccttgccaaactttgacgaaactcattttctttgatttagcttcctctctcaccttcacgaatttactcatcactgttgaaatagcataatccttataatctccaaataatcttttacttggactgatgtcaattaccttacgacaaattcaacatacaataacacagggtgcaatatcgtcgtaacttaatactgcaaatcgtaacattaccgtaatgtaatactgcagggtgcaacattttcgtaacttattactacgaagcgtaacatcatcgtaatgtaactGCAAGgagtaacatcatcgtaatataataatGCAAGGCGTAATATCATTGTAATATAATGTTGCTGGatgtaacattgtcgtaatattgcagggtgtaacatcattaccccctttggaacattcgtcctcgaatgttgactgatgctcttatcattttcataacttatagctcttgtgaataccttaatactctcctacCCATTTAGGCGGTttttctgtgaataaatccaaaggtcaTGGCATTCCCTCCTTTAGGTCTCTTTATCATACCACGACTTGTGATCAAATTCTTACAAATCTTGTAACTGTTTCTACCTTCTATTATGCAGCCTCTACGATTCTAACCTTGTAAGTGttcctatgcgactcttctctcctttttttgtCCATCTTATAGCCAGTCTCTAGGCCTTAATTCGTAAACATATACagggcttaataggatgcctctctaggcATTTATatgtgtactgaagttctttactcgatactttgtagaacttgcgaatatggccatattttatttcatagatctagttatccattcgtatgactttactgca
Proteins encoded:
- the LOC138868802 gene encoding uncharacterized protein — encoded protein: MGSLAHLEAYQRPLSKEVHRLASLGVHLADSSEGGVIVQNRAESSLVVEVKEKQYNDPLLVQLKEGIHKHKTMDFSIGMDDGTLRRQGRLCIPDVDGLRERIMTRTHTSRYSVQPSSTKVYRDLKEVYWWNNMKRNVADFVARCPSCQQVKADHQRPGGLAQNIEIPM